TCGAGTTGCTAGTCGTCATCGCCATCATCGGCGTACTGATCGCCTTGTTGCTACCAGCCGTCCAGGCGGCGCGTGAAGCCGCGCGGCGCTCGCAGTGCGCAAACAACATCCGCCAATTGGCGATTGCCGCGCAGGACTATCACGGCGCGAAGAATGAATTCCCGCTTGGCATGGAGATGATGCCCGGGCTGAACACAACCAGAGCGACGATGTTCGTACGGTTGCTTCCCTATGTCGAGCAAAACGCCCTCTACCAGAAATGGGATTTTAACCCAACCGGCTCGGGCCAGTTCCCCTCGAAGAGCATTACCAACAATCTTGCCACATCGCTCGCGGCCACGCTCATTCCGAGCTTTGTCTGTCCGTCGGATCAATTCGCCGAGAACCCCTATCTGATGCCGGGCAGCACCCCGCAAGCCTTCCCTTCGCAAACGGCCGCCGGCGCCGCGATCGGCTACTACTCCGGAACCAGCTACGCCGGCAATTACGGCGAGGGCTCGTACTACACGCAGTATTCGCAGTTCCGCATTCGCCCCAGCGGCATCTTCTTCCTCACGGGACCAGACGCCGCGTTGACCACTGGCCTGCATGTGCTGGCTGATGACCACCGTAATCTCCCGCCGGTGAGAATCGCAGCCGTGACGGATGGAACCTCTTCAACGCTCATGTTCGGCGAGAAGTATCACTACGACGAGTTCTTCGATAGTTGGACCAGCGGCAACAGCGGGTTGAAGATGCACCAAGTCTCCGCCTGGGCTTGGACTGGCGGCATGAAAGGGACAGCTCACATTTTCGGATCATCGGCTGTGCCCATCAACCAAACGGCTCGTCACTACACAAGTTCGCCGAACGATATCCAAGCTCAAGATCGCCGCTTCAACGGCTGGGGCAGCGGGCACGTCGGCGGGGTGACGTTTGCATTCTGCGACAGCTCCGTCCGTTTCATCGCCGACGCGATTGACCAAGTGACGCTCGTCGGGCTCTCTACGCGGGCGGGTGAAGAGATTGTGCAAGCTGGCGCCTACTGATTGAAATTGACTACCCCCACTTGCGAGACGAGCCATGAAACTGGCGGCGCCGCTTGCGAACTTCCGGCAACCATTGCTCATCGCAATAGCGATCGCCGTCTCCTGTGGTTGCGGCGGCCGCGAATACGAGACGGCCGAAGTTGAGGGCATTGTGACGATCAATGGCCGCCCCGGCGACGGGATTCGCATTGAGTACGCTCCAGACGGTTCACAGGGCGGCAAAGGTCCCTCCTCGACGGCGGAGACGGACGATCAAGGCCGCTTCCAATTGCAGTTCTACGACGGCAACGTTGGCTCGATGCAACGAGGCGCCGCCGTCGGCTGGCATCGGATCGTCGTCACCGACCAGCGTCTCGCAGGGTCTGCAACAGGACGCGATCTGAAAATGCGCTTACCCGCAGAATACATGTCAATCGGATCGACCTCGCTAAAGCGCGAGGTGGTTTCGGGCAAGCAGTCGCATGAAATCACGATCCCTTAAGCAAATTAACGAACTTAGTAGGCTCGGCGTTCATTAACAGACTCTTCGCGCAATCGCAACCAAGCGTCGACTACACTCTCTTTAATCTCTCCTTGCGAGGCGGCCCACACTTTATAAGGCTTCCCGAATATGGCGCCGGTAGTGTCTGACAAGACGTCAGCGACAGGAGTTCTTCGTGCTTATGCTTCTGTTCCTGCAACTGGTCGCGTCGAAGCGAATAACGGAAAATTTTCGCACGTGATGCGCGACCAAGAAAGCCTTGACGGGACTGCAGGATATCAACCGTCGATGGCCGAGAGCGAATCCCTGCCTGGCAAATCGGTGCTGTTGGTTGCGTCAAGCTCGCCCGCTCGAACCCACTTTCGTGAATTGATCGCCACAGGCGGATACCGCGTCGCTGCGGTTTCGAGCGCTAACGAAGCATTGCGTTTGCTGCGGATCGAGGCCTTCGCGCTCGCCGTCGTTCACGAGGTCGACGACAAAACGCCATCGAGGCTAAGTCGCGAGATGAAAGCGCTGACCGACGAGGATTTGCGACCGCCGCTGCCGGTGGTGCTGCTCGCTTCGACGTTCGACCCAGACTACGCGGTTCGCTGTCTGCGGGCTGGATCGGACGACTACATCACCGGCCCCCACCTCGAACCACGCGTGCTCCTTGCGAG
This sequence is a window from Lacipirellula parvula. Protein-coding genes within it:
- a CDS encoding DUF1559 domain-containing protein — translated: MKANLKNAHCRGSEQPNSHSGFTLVELLVVIAIIGVLIALLLPAVQAAREAARRSQCANNIRQLAIAAQDYHGAKNEFPLGMEMMPGLNTTRATMFVRLLPYVEQNALYQKWDFNPTGSGQFPSKSITNNLATSLAATLIPSFVCPSDQFAENPYLMPGSTPQAFPSQTAAGAAIGYYSGTSYAGNYGEGSYYTQYSQFRIRPSGIFFLTGPDAALTTGLHVLADDHRNLPPVRIAAVTDGTSSTLMFGEKYHYDEFFDSWTSGNSGLKMHQVSAWAWTGGMKGTAHIFGSSAVPINQTARHYTSSPNDIQAQDRRFNGWGSGHVGGVTFAFCDSSVRFIADAIDQVTLVGLSTRAGEEIVQAGAY
- a CDS encoding response regulator transcription factor, giving the protein MRDQESLDGTAGYQPSMAESESLPGKSVLLVASSSPARTHFRELIATGGYRVAAVSSANEALRLLRIEAFALAVVHEVDDKTPSRLSREMKALTDEDLRPPLPVVLLASTFDPDYAVRCLRAGSDDYITGPHLEPRVLLARLEAVLRSYRRQRTEQEREKKQPARIGAIMIDPERFRVEVNGSAVEVTRIQFTLLYAMASQPDRTFTRPQLRGIIAELGGNLDDGSIKSHIHHLRRRLGVAGRQIETVRGLGYRLVT